The genomic region AGATCTCGGTGTGGCCCTTCTGACGGCCATAGCCCTTCACCTCGGTCACGGTCATGCCGTGCACGCCGATCGCCGTCAGGGCCTGGCGGACCTCATCGAGCTTGAAGGGTTTGATGATGGCGACGACGAGTTTCATGGTCAGACCTATTCCCCGGGATGCGCTGCGCCGCATGTCCCCGGCGCTGCGTCAATCTGGCATCTTTCCGGGCAAATGGCACAAAAAAGTTGCAGATTGAAGCGGAAAAACGTTTGGCCAAGGGCGGTCATGTGAACGGCCGCCTCTGTACAGGGCAGCTGTTCATCCTCCACAATGCATTTTTGGCATGGATGCGGTGAACCCAGGCGTCCCGGCCGGTACATACGTAAGTTCGAGGGGGACGTTCCATGGCGAGTTGGTTCTACGCATCCGAGGGCAAGCAGCAGGGGCCCTTTCCGGAAGGGCAATTCCGCGATCTCGTCGCCCAGGGCGTCGTGCGTCCGGACACGCTGGTGTGGACCGAGGGCATGGCCGGCTGGCAGAAGGCCGCCGAAATTCCCGGCCTGATTGGCGGCGGTGCGCCGCCGATGGTCCCAGGCGGCGGGCCCCCGATGATGAATGCCGGTGGTTACGGCGGCGCAGCGCGCGGCGGATCACTCGCCGTCGATTTTGGCATCTGGGACTTCACCTGGCGCACGCTCGTGCTCGCGATCGGCTCGTGCTTCATCATCCCAGTGCCATGGCTGTTCGTCTGGTACACGAAATGGATCGTGCCCTGCATCAAGGTCCCCGGGCGCCCCAATCTCAGCTTCACCGGCAGCGCGATGACGCTGGTGCCCTGGTTTTTCGGCTTCATCGTTCTGGCGATCGCGCTCGGCTTCGTCGGCAGCCAGTTGCTCAGCAATCTGCTGTTTATCGTCCAGATCGTGCTCTACTGGCTGCTGATCAAATGGATGATCGCGAACCTCGCCTCCAACGAGCAGCCGCTGGGCTTGAGCTTCACCGGCTCGGTCTGGGCCTATATCGGCTGGAATCTGCTGTTCGCGATTTCCATTATCACCATCATCGGCTGGGCCTGGGTGGCTGCGGCCCAGATGCGCTGGTTCTGCCGCAGCATCGAAGGCACGCGGCGCGAGATCATATTCAAGGGCTCGGGTCTCGACATTCTCTGGCGCGGCATCGTGGCTGCGATCCTGTGCAGCCTCATCATCCCGATCCCGTGGGTGTATCGCTGGATCATGAACTGGTTCGCCTCGCAGACCGAGCTCGCGCCGCGCGGCGCGCTGGGGGCATGATCTGAGAGGCTTCAAGCGCTACTCGTCGCGCTTGAAGCGATCAGGCCTTCCGCTCGCGCACCGAGCCTTCCTGTGCGACGGAGGCGACCAGCGTGCCGTCCGGCTTGAAGATCGAGCCCCGGGTCAGGCCGCGGCCCGATTGCGCGCTCGGCGAATCCTGCGCATAGAGCAGCCATTCGTCGGCGCGGAACGGGCGGTGAAACCACATCGCGTGGTCGAGGCTCGCCGGCATCATGCGCTTGTCGAACAGCGTACGGCCATAGCGCGCCATGATCGCGTCGAGCAGCGAGAAGTCCGAGGCGTAGGCGAGCGCGCACATGTGCAGCGCCGGGTCGTCGGGCAGCTTCGCGGCGGTCTTGATCCAGACGTGGATGCGGCCGTCGTCGATCTTCTGGCCGAAGTAACGGCCGAGCTCGACCGGGCGCAGCTCGATCGGCCGATCGGATTCGTAGTAGCGGCGGATGAAGTCCGGCATCTCCTTGAACATCGGCTGCTTAGCCACCTCCTCCGCCGTGAGCTTTTCCGGCGGCGGCACGTCCGGCATCTTGTCCTGGTGGTCGAACGCGGTGTCCTCGTCGGCGTGGAACGACACCATGATCGAGAAGATCGCGTTGCCGTGCTGGATCGCGGTGACGCGGCGGGTCGAATAGCTCTTGCCGTCGCGCAGACGCTCGACCTGGTAGATGATCGGGATCTGCGGATCGCCCGGCAGGATGAAATAACAATGCAGCGAATGCGGCAGCCGGCCCTCGACGGTGCGGCAGGCCGCGACCATCGCCTGCCCGATCACCTGGCCGCCGAACACCCGCTGCCAGCTCGTCTTCGGGCTGTTGCCGCGGAACAGGTTCACCTCGAGCTGCTCGAGGTCGAGGATCGCGATCAGGTCGATCAGGCCTTTGGACATGACTTGCGCTTTCTAATGATGCGTCATTCCGGGGCGCACGCAGTGCGAACCCGGAATCTCGAGCTGATAAACCTCTGGATTCCGGGTTTCGCGCGTTGCGCGCCCCGGAATGACGGAACGAGGGGCTAGCCGCCCTCGTTTCACCGCACTGTTTCGCCCAGCTCAAGTCTGCTAGCAAGACCGAGAATTGACCGGGAAGCTTGGTATGTCGGTACAGGGTAGCATTGTCATTGGCGGCGGCGCGTTTGCCGGGCTCGCGCTGGCCTTGGCGCTGCGCCAGGGGCTCGGGCCCGAGATCCCCGTCGTCGTCGCCGATCCCGCGCTCGGCACGCGGCCGAGCCGCGACCCCCGCGCCACCGCGATCGTGGCCGCCTGCCGCCGCCTGTTCGAGACGATCGGTGCCTGGGACGACGTCCGGGGCGAGGCGCAGCCGATCCTCGACATGGTCGTCACCGATTCCAGGCTGGAGGACGCCACCCGACCGGTGTTCCTGAACTTTGCCGGCGACGTGGCGCCGGGCGAGCCCTTCGCACATATGGTCGAGAACCGCCGCCTGATCGATACGCTGGTGGTGCGAGCGGAGGCCGAGGGCATCGATCTCCGCGCCACCCCGGTCGCGTCTTACGATGCCCGCTCCGACGGCATCGACGTCACGCTCGGCGACGGCAGTGTG from Bradyrhizobium sp. CB1015 harbors:
- a CDS encoding DUF4339 domain-containing protein, with protein sequence MASWFYASEGKQQGPFPEGQFRDLVAQGVVRPDTLVWTEGMAGWQKAAEIPGLIGGGAPPMVPGGGPPMMNAGGYGGAARGGSLAVDFGIWDFTWRTLVLAIGSCFIIPVPWLFVWYTKWIVPCIKVPGRPNLSFTGSAMTLVPWFFGFIVLAIALGFVGSQLLSNLLFIVQIVLYWLLIKWMIANLASNEQPLGLSFTGSVWAYIGWNLLFAISIITIIGWAWVAAAQMRWFCRSIEGTRREIIFKGSGLDILWRGIVAAILCSLIIPIPWVYRWIMNWFASQTELAPRGALGA
- the tesB gene encoding acyl-CoA thioesterase II, with the protein product MSKGLIDLIAILDLEQLEVNLFRGNSPKTSWQRVFGGQVIGQAMVAACRTVEGRLPHSLHCYFILPGDPQIPIIYQVERLRDGKSYSTRRVTAIQHGNAIFSIMVSFHADEDTAFDHQDKMPDVPPPEKLTAEEVAKQPMFKEMPDFIRRYYESDRPIELRPVELGRYFGQKIDDGRIHVWIKTAAKLPDDPALHMCALAYASDFSLLDAIMARYGRTLFDKRMMPASLDHAMWFHRPFRADEWLLYAQDSPSAQSGRGLTRGSIFKPDGTLVASVAQEGSVRERKA